The proteins below come from a single Afipia felis ATCC 53690 genomic window:
- a CDS encoding VOC family protein, whose amino-acid sequence MTVPVNEGQATDAAVSAAASLQREGVFDHAVLNLHYDLDAGEQLFRALGFNVTPRSYHTLGSMNNLIVFGTNYLELIGLDPSNPNPRKELLDWPVGLNGLVYGSDDIDVTAARLRAAKLPVLEPKSFSREVVIEGVADEARFRTVHLDPGYFSASRLYFCEHQTPHLVWHRAFMSHHNSAHSLKRLAIVADDFDAQAQSLTRVLGLRPDPDARVWSRGTRVDFVSRKRLDNLYHGHADPGSGKTKVAVMGIGVASISALKAAMQPSLAQKLVDIDKSCSLLPASECFGVAIEFLATNVSLV is encoded by the coding sequence GTGACGGTCCCCGTCAATGAAGGCCAAGCGACTGATGCGGCGGTTTCGGCCGCCGCATCATTGCAGCGCGAGGGCGTGTTCGATCACGCCGTCCTCAATCTCCACTACGATCTCGACGCCGGCGAACAGCTGTTCAGGGCGCTCGGGTTCAATGTCACGCCGCGGAGCTACCATACGCTCGGCTCGATGAATAACCTCATCGTGTTCGGCACCAATTATCTTGAGCTGATCGGCCTCGATCCTTCGAATCCGAATCCGCGCAAGGAATTGCTGGACTGGCCGGTCGGTCTCAACGGCCTCGTCTATGGAAGCGACGATATCGACGTGACTGCGGCCCGGCTGCGTGCGGCAAAGCTGCCCGTGCTCGAGCCGAAGTCGTTCAGTCGTGAAGTGGTGATCGAAGGCGTGGCCGATGAGGCGCGCTTCCGGACGGTGCATCTCGATCCCGGCTATTTCTCGGCTTCGCGGCTTTACTTCTGCGAGCACCAGACCCCTCATCTGGTCTGGCATCGTGCGTTCATGTCGCATCACAATTCCGCGCATAGCCTGAAGCGCCTCGCCATCGTCGCTGACGATTTCGATGCGCAGGCTCAATCCTTGACGCGGGTGTTGGGGCTGCGGCCCGATCCCGATGCGCGGGTGTGGAGCCGGGGCACGCGGGTGGATTTTGTTTCGCGCAAGCGCCTCGACAATCTTTATCACGGTCATGCCGACCCGGGATCGGGCAAGACGAAGGTCGCCGTGATGGGCATTGGCGTGGCGTCCATTTCCGCGCTGAAGGCTGCGATGCAGCCGAGCCTCGCGCAAAAACTGGTCGACATTGACAAGTCCTGTTCGTTGCTCCCCGCATCGGAGTGCTTTGGGGTGGCGATCGAATTTCTTGCAACGAATGTGAGCTTGGTATGA
- a CDS encoding PaaI family thioesterase: MAEKLTPAAVEAMLTKGPFHQWLGIKVQKVDEEGIELTATWREEWVVNPERRYTHGGILAALVDLTADWALVSHTGRGVPTIDMRVDYHRAAMPGDLTAKGRIVKMGGQFSVAEASVYDKDGKLLASGRGVYLTAPPAPPKG; this comes from the coding sequence ATGGCAGAAAAACTGACGCCGGCCGCCGTCGAGGCGATGCTCACCAAAGGTCCCTTCCATCAGTGGCTGGGTATCAAGGTCCAGAAGGTCGATGAAGAAGGTATCGAGCTGACCGCGACGTGGCGCGAAGAGTGGGTGGTGAACCCCGAGCGTCGCTACACGCACGGCGGCATCCTTGCTGCACTCGTCGACCTCACGGCGGACTGGGCGCTCGTGTCCCACACCGGGCGCGGCGTACCGACCATCGACATGCGGGTCGACTATCATCGCGCTGCGATGCCGGGCGATCTCACGGCCAAGGGCCGCATCGTCAAGATGGGCGGTCAGTTCTCGGTCGCCGAGGCGAGCGTCTACGACAAGGACGGAAAGCTGCTGGCCAGTGGCCGCGGCGTTTACCTGACTGCTCCCCCTGCTCCTCCCAAGGGCTGA
- a CDS encoding zinc-binding dehydrogenase: protein MSATMRALVLDAHGTLDNLKIVNDKPVPKAVAGHVVIRVKASSFNYHDVFTVRGMPGIKVPLPVVIGLDMAGEITEIGEGVSGWKKGDRVLVNPLNKKKGLLGEMMDGGMAEYCLVDAEQLIHMPDGVTYEEAASLPVAYGTAHRMIITHNTIKKGDRVLVLGASGGVGTGCVLLAKHLGAEVIACAGGADKMQRLRDLGADEVINYKDVDFSKWAIEKYGKPQRRNYEGGVDVVINFTGGDTWVPSLRCLKRGGKLLVCGATAGHDPKEDLRYVWSFELQIIGSNSFYDDNLADLMKLIAEKKLRPVVDKVLPLDKAVEGLRLIENREVLGKVVITP from the coding sequence ATGTCTGCAACTATGCGCGCCCTGGTCCTCGACGCCCACGGCACCTTGGACAATCTGAAGATTGTCAACGACAAGCCCGTGCCGAAGGCCGTAGCCGGCCACGTCGTCATCCGCGTCAAGGCATCATCGTTCAACTATCATGACGTCTTCACCGTGCGCGGCATGCCGGGCATCAAGGTCCCGCTTCCGGTTGTCATCGGCCTCGACATGGCCGGCGAAATCACCGAAATCGGCGAAGGCGTTAGCGGCTGGAAGAAGGGTGATCGCGTTCTCGTCAATCCGCTCAACAAGAAGAAGGGTCTTCTCGGCGAGATGATGGACGGCGGCATGGCGGAATACTGCCTGGTCGACGCCGAACAGCTCATCCACATGCCGGACGGCGTGACCTATGAGGAAGCGGCCTCGCTGCCGGTGGCCTACGGCACCGCGCACCGCATGATCATCACCCACAACACCATCAAGAAGGGTGACCGGGTTCTGGTGCTGGGCGCTTCGGGTGGCGTCGGCACGGGCTGCGTTCTGCTCGCCAAGCATCTCGGCGCTGAAGTCATCGCCTGCGCCGGCGGCGCGGACAAGATGCAGCGCCTGCGCGATCTCGGCGCCGACGAAGTCATCAACTACAAGGATGTCGATTTCTCCAAGTGGGCGATCGAGAAGTACGGCAAGCCGCAGCGCCGCAACTATGAGGGCGGCGTCGACGTCGTCATCAACTTCACCGGCGGCGACACTTGGGTTCCGTCCTTGCGTTGCCTCAAGCGCGGCGGCAAGCTGCTGGTCTGCGGCGCGACCGCCGGTCACGATCCGAAGGAGGATCTGCGCTACGTCTGGAGCTTCGAGCTGCAGATCATCGGTTCGAACAGCTTCTACGACGACAACCTCGCCGATCTGATGAAGCTGATCGCGGAGAAGAAGCTGCGCCCGGTCGTCGACAAGGTGCTGCCGCTCGACAAGGCGGTTGAGGGCCTTCGGCTCATCGAGAACCGCGAAGTGTTGGGCAAGGTCGTTATCACGCCTTGA
- a CDS encoding GntR family transcriptional regulator, whose protein sequence is MGHVVSLPESPETKTKTGVRQSDIAFDTIHKAIVRCELMPGSIVTEVDLANQFNFGRAAARAAVDRLSLIGLLQPVRRQGYRVKPITLRDLNDLFQLREIVEVACVRLAAGRVDSADLHRLDRLCRADYQPGNKESEANFLQRNSDFHLSIAAATGNDRLVSVLKQTLMELERMFHFGLSLRDRGSEMHSEHKSIIDALAEGDAETAERVTVDQVRSSRAMVLDALLSSTSLLDVKIGVPHESQLA, encoded by the coding sequence ATGGGACATGTAGTTTCGCTTCCGGAGTCGCCTGAGACAAAAACCAAGACCGGCGTGCGGCAAAGCGATATCGCCTTCGACACTATTCATAAGGCCATCGTGCGCTGCGAACTGATGCCCGGTTCAATCGTCACTGAGGTCGACCTCGCCAATCAATTCAACTTCGGGAGGGCCGCGGCCAGGGCTGCGGTGGATCGCCTGTCGTTGATCGGCCTGCTCCAGCCGGTGCGCCGCCAGGGCTATCGGGTCAAGCCGATCACGCTGCGCGACTTGAACGACCTGTTTCAGCTTCGTGAGATCGTCGAGGTCGCGTGCGTCAGGCTCGCCGCCGGACGCGTGGATTCCGCGGACCTGCATCGCCTGGACCGGCTGTGCCGCGCCGACTACCAGCCCGGCAACAAGGAAAGCGAAGCCAACTTTCTGCAGCGAAACAGCGATTTCCATCTGAGCATTGCGGCCGCGACCGGTAACGACCGGCTCGTCTCCGTTCTGAAGCAGACGCTGATGGAGCTTGAGCGGATGTTTCACTTCGGTCTGTCGTTGCGCGACCGTGGCAGCGAGATGCATTCCGAACATAAATCGATCATCGATGCGTTGGCCGAAGGCGATGCCGAAACCGCCGAGCGGGTGACTGTCGATCAGGTCCGGTCCTCCCGCGCGATGGTTCTGGATGCCTTGCTGTCGAGCACGTCGCTGCTCGATGTGAAGATCGGCGTCCCCCACGAAAGCCAGCTGGCCTGA
- a CDS encoding UbiD family decarboxylase, whose product MDYPNHALSLREWLDHLQRTDRLAVAKPGLSLRHEIAGVANRMDGRKATLFPKAGGQDGTVVSGIVSDRNWMAEALGIAPGELVSRFGKASAEPLAWKELKKAPCQEVVHRDVDILKQLPVPIHNEHDSGAYITAGILISRDPESGVQNVTIHRCQISGPNRIGVLLLPRHTHHYYRKAEKAGKPLEIAIVVGVEPACLLASQAIVPIDHDELEIAGALKGAPLDVVKCVTNNVRVPADAEIVLEGRILPKTRELEGPFGEFPQYYGERAERHVIEIDAITHRRDPLFHTIVGGGLEHLLLGAIPREATILAAMRASFPDVKDVHLALGGVGRYHLYVKLDKTQEGQGKNVLLAAFAAHYDIKHAVVVDMDVDIHNPREVEWAVATRFQADRDLVVIPDSQGSKLDPSTNEGVGAKMGLDATIPVNSPEMKYKRIRVPGEQEINLDAVLDPKAHVKF is encoded by the coding sequence ATGGACTATCCTAATCATGCGCTTTCGCTGCGCGAGTGGCTCGATCACCTGCAGCGGACGGACCGCCTTGCGGTCGCGAAGCCCGGCCTATCGCTGCGCCACGAGATCGCCGGTGTCGCCAACCGGATGGACGGCCGCAAGGCGACGCTGTTCCCCAAGGCCGGCGGCCAGGACGGCACCGTCGTTTCCGGCATCGTTTCCGACCGGAACTGGATGGCCGAGGCACTCGGGATCGCGCCGGGCGAACTGGTGTCCCGCTTCGGCAAGGCGTCGGCCGAGCCGCTCGCATGGAAGGAACTGAAAAAGGCTCCCTGTCAGGAGGTCGTCCATCGCGACGTCGACATCCTGAAGCAGTTGCCGGTGCCGATTCACAACGAGCACGACAGCGGCGCCTATATCACTGCCGGCATTCTGATCAGCCGCGATCCCGAAAGCGGCGTGCAGAATGTCACGATTCACCGTTGCCAGATCAGCGGACCCAATCGCATCGGCGTGCTGCTGCTGCCGCGCCATACCCATCATTACTATCGCAAGGCGGAGAAGGCCGGAAAGCCGCTCGAGATCGCGATTGTGGTCGGCGTCGAGCCGGCCTGCCTGCTCGCGAGCCAGGCGATCGTGCCGATCGATCATGACGAACTGGAAATTGCCGGTGCCCTGAAGGGTGCGCCGCTTGATGTCGTCAAATGCGTGACCAACAACGTTCGCGTGCCGGCCGATGCCGAGATCGTTCTGGAAGGGCGGATTCTGCCGAAGACGCGCGAACTGGAAGGGCCATTCGGCGAGTTTCCGCAATATTACGGCGAGCGCGCGGAGCGGCATGTCATCGAGATTGATGCGATCACGCATCGCCGCGATCCGCTGTTTCACACCATCGTCGGTGGCGGGCTGGAGCATCTGCTGCTCGGCGCGATTCCGCGTGAGGCCACCATCCTGGCGGCGATGCGGGCGAGCTTTCCCGACGTCAAGGATGTGCATCTCGCGCTCGGCGGCGTCGGCCGCTATCACCTCTACGTCAAGCTCGACAAGACGCAGGAAGGTCAGGGCAAGAACGTGCTGCTCGCGGCATTCGCTGCGCACTACGACATCAAGCATGCGGTTGTCGTCGACATGGATGTCGACATCCACAATCCGCGCGAAGTGGAATGGGCAGTTGCGACGCGCTTTCAGGCGGATCGCGACCTCGTTGTCATCCCGGACAGTCAGGGGTCGAAGCTCGATCCGTCGACCAACGAGGGTGTCGGCGCCAAGATGGGTCTCGATGCCACCATCCCGGTCAATTCGCCGGAGATGAAGTACAAGCGCATCCGGGTGCCCGGTGAGCAGGAGATCAATCTCGATGCCGTGCTCGATCCAAAGGCGCACGTGAAATTCTGA
- a CDS encoding LysR family transcriptional regulator has protein sequence MDFRQISYFVALYEEGSVTRAAQRLNVVQPAVSMQIAKLERDLNQKLFERLSKAMVPTVAGRTLYRLVVPVLRGLTLARGHMAKLSGVTSGRITIGMLASLAVSFVPDMLIAFAKDYPEVEVAVVDGYSSTFIDLVNQGALDFAVINKPPRRLGLSVDPLVEERMVYVTAAARKQTDAPIEFAELQQARLILPSQRHGLRTELDRHFGARDVSLDLQLEMDSIQGICEIVARSDWSTILPSLGVSRGIADGHLAARAITPPMTRQLAIIHHPRHPLTPAADAFIERLREHVGKAIDRGDHGG, from the coding sequence ATGGATTTCCGCCAAATCAGCTACTTTGTCGCCTTGTACGAGGAAGGCAGCGTGACCCGGGCGGCGCAGCGCCTCAACGTGGTCCAGCCGGCGGTGTCGATGCAGATCGCCAAGCTGGAGCGCGATCTCAACCAGAAATTATTCGAACGTCTCTCCAAGGCGATGGTCCCGACGGTCGCGGGCCGCACTCTCTACCGGCTGGTCGTGCCGGTGCTGCGCGGGCTGACGCTGGCACGCGGACACATGGCGAAACTGTCGGGAGTGACATCAGGCCGCATCACGATCGGCATGCTGGCCTCGCTCGCCGTCAGCTTCGTGCCCGACATGCTGATCGCCTTCGCGAAAGATTATCCCGAGGTCGAAGTCGCCGTGGTCGACGGCTACAGTTCGACCTTCATCGATCTCGTCAACCAGGGCGCGCTCGACTTTGCGGTCATCAACAAGCCGCCGCGACGGCTGGGACTGAGCGTCGATCCGCTGGTCGAGGAGCGAATGGTTTACGTGACCGCAGCGGCCCGCAAGCAGACCGACGCCCCGATCGAGTTCGCCGAACTGCAACAGGCCCGGCTGATCCTGCCCTCGCAGCGCCACGGCCTGCGGACCGAACTCGACCGTCATTTCGGGGCGCGCGACGTGTCGCTCGACCTGCAACTGGAAATGGATTCGATCCAGGGCATCTGCGAAATCGTGGCGCGCAGCGACTGGTCGACGATCCTCCCGAGCCTCGGCGTCAGCCGGGGCATCGCCGACGGCCACCTCGCCGCCCGGGCCATCACCCCGCCGATGACCCGGCAACTCGCGATCATCCACCATCCGCGCCATCCGTTGACGCCCGCGGCCGACGCGTTCATCGAACGCCTCCGCGAGCACGTGGGGAAAGCGATCGACCGCGGTGATCACGGCGGATGA
- a CDS encoding UbiX family flavin prenyltransferase, with translation MTGLPLIVGISGASGVIYGIRMLEVLRDLGIETHLVMSRSGEVTIAHETDRKIADIKALASHVHAQSDIGAAISSGSFRTRGMIVAPCSMKSMAEIATGTTSGLLARAADVVLKERRRLVLMTRETPLHTGHLRSMTQLSEMGAIIAPPVPAFYPRPATLDDMIDHTVGRVLDLFDIDAKLVRRWKADEAADITPGEPAAESASKTASPRGRPDLRRLS, from the coding sequence ATGACCGGACTTCCATTGATCGTCGGCATCTCCGGCGCCTCGGGCGTGATCTACGGCATCCGCATGCTGGAAGTGCTGCGCGATCTCGGCATCGAGACGCATCTCGTGATGTCACGCTCGGGCGAAGTGACCATCGCCCACGAGACCGACCGCAAGATCGCCGACATCAAGGCACTGGCGAGCCACGTGCATGCCCAGAGCGACATCGGCGCGGCGATCTCGTCGGGATCTTTCCGCACGCGCGGCATGATCGTGGCGCCATGCTCGATGAAATCGATGGCTGAAATCGCAACCGGGACCACCTCCGGCCTGCTGGCGCGCGCCGCCGACGTGGTGCTGAAGGAACGCCGCCGTCTGGTGCTGATGACGCGCGAGACGCCGCTGCACACCGGTCACCTGCGTTCGATGACGCAACTCTCCGAAATGGGCGCAATCATCGCCCCGCCGGTGCCCGCTTTCTATCCGCGCCCCGCGACCTTGGACGACATGATCGATCACACCGTCGGCCGCGTGCTCGACCTGTTCGACATCGACGCCAAACTGGTCCGCCGCTGGAAGGCGGACGAAGCTGCTGATATTACGCCGGGCGAACCGGCAGCTGAATCAGCGTCGAAAACCGCATCACCTCGCGGCCGTCCTGATTTGCGACGCTTGTCCTGA
- a CDS encoding MaoC family dehydratase, translating to MNPDRYLDDLAVGDHWEGHPIPIEQDAAIAFARQYDPQPMHIDPVAAAQGRFGGLIATGWYVAALVMRDYIETNPWGGTPALGIGVDELRWLHPVRPGDVLRARREIVELTRSRSKPDRGTVRVRTSVANQDGREVMRFSTLIQLPVRPA from the coding sequence ATGAATCCTGATCGCTACCTCGACGATCTTGCTGTTGGTGACCATTGGGAGGGGCATCCGATTCCGATCGAGCAGGACGCTGCCATCGCCTTCGCGCGGCAATACGATCCGCAGCCGATGCACATCGATCCCGTCGCTGCGGCACAGGGCCGGTTCGGTGGGCTGATCGCAACCGGCTGGTATGTCGCCGCCTTGGTGATGCGCGACTATATCGAGACGAACCCCTGGGGCGGCACACCGGCGCTCGGCATCGGCGTGGACGAACTGCGCTGGCTGCATCCGGTGCGGCCCGGCGATGTGCTGCGCGCGCGCCGCGAGATCGTCGAACTGACGCGTTCGCGCAGCAAGCCCGACCGGGGCACCGTGCGTGTCAGGACAAGCGTCGCAAATCAGGACGGCCGCGAGGTGATGCGGTTTTCGACGCTGATTCAGCTGCCGGTTCGCCCGGCGTAA